In a single window of the Streptomyces sp. 846.5 genome:
- a CDS encoding caspase family protein, whose translation MSGQALADPGQSHAVLIGVHRYQHLEALPAVRNNLVALADALCDPRVWGLPPDNCVTVAEEAAGSSAMVLDVVEQVAARTTGTLLVYYAGHGLLEAFDEFCLALPHSRGMRPSTALRYQDLRGVLELPSVRCRNKIVVLDCCWAGRASLGSMSAGAGLADGAAVEGVCVLAAAAATRQAMAPPGETYTAFTGVLVDVLTNGLPGGPELLDMETLYRHIRSVQASRARPLPELRGRGSVNRICLARNLAPASPHPSPAEAPAQLPPGLPSLVRERLRSSPGTRRFRIVAAGELPARMRKFVRLLALDPAQEEVLAVWLCAFGMIGGRPEGLGLTTRGIRILQSQTGLFIPYARIGDYRFESHWEHESSRGYVGTAYWMTIDGPEHTWTSPRASSGTEAELVTDHLNALKALAAPDLSRGEADAG comes from the coding sequence GTGAGCGGCCAGGCACTCGCGGACCCCGGTCAGTCGCATGCCGTCCTCATCGGAGTCCACCGGTACCAGCACCTGGAGGCGCTGCCCGCGGTCCGGAACAACCTGGTCGCCCTGGCTGACGCCCTGTGCGACCCGCGGGTCTGGGGCCTGCCGCCCGACAACTGCGTGACGGTGGCGGAGGAGGCAGCGGGCAGCTCCGCCATGGTGCTCGACGTGGTCGAGCAGGTGGCGGCACGGACCACCGGAACGCTGCTGGTGTACTACGCGGGCCACGGGCTGCTGGAGGCCTTCGACGAGTTCTGCCTCGCCCTTCCGCACTCCCGGGGGATGCGCCCCTCGACCGCCTTGCGCTACCAGGATCTGCGCGGGGTCCTGGAGCTGCCGTCGGTTCGCTGCCGGAACAAGATCGTCGTCCTGGACTGCTGCTGGGCCGGGCGCGCCTCGCTCGGCTCCATGTCGGCCGGGGCCGGGCTGGCCGACGGCGCCGCTGTCGAGGGCGTCTGCGTCCTCGCCGCCGCAGCGGCCACCCGACAGGCGATGGCCCCGCCGGGGGAGACCTACACCGCGTTCACCGGGGTCCTCGTCGACGTTCTCACCAACGGCCTACCGGGTGGCCCGGAACTCCTGGACATGGAGACCCTCTACCGGCACATCCGTTCCGTGCAGGCGTCCCGGGCCCGCCCGCTGCCGGAACTGCGCGGCCGGGGCTCGGTCAACCGCATCTGCCTGGCCCGGAACCTCGCCCCGGCCTCCCCGCACCCGTCCCCGGCCGAGGCACCCGCGCAACTGCCGCCGGGGCTGCCCTCGTTGGTGCGGGAGCGGCTGCGGTCGTCGCCCGGCACGCGCCGGTTCCGGATCGTGGCAGCGGGTGAACTTCCGGCGAGGATGCGGAAGTTCGTCCGGCTGCTGGCACTCGACCCGGCGCAGGAGGAGGTGCTCGCCGTCTGGCTGTGCGCCTTCGGAATGATCGGCGGACGTCCGGAGGGGCTCGGCCTGACGACGCGGGGCATCAGGATTCTCCAGTCGCAGACCGGCCTGTTCATCCCGTACGCCCGTATCGGCGACTACCGCTTCGAGAGCCACTGGGAGCATGAGTCGAGCCGTGGATATGTCGGCACCGCGTACTGGATGACCATCGACGGCCCGGAGCACACCTGGACCTCCCCCCGGGCGTCCAGCGGCACCGAGGCAGAACTCGTGACCGACCACCTGAACGCGCTCAAGGCGCTGGCAGCGCCCGACCTCAGCCGTGGAGAAGCTGACGCGGGCTAG
- a CDS encoding PQQ-binding-like beta-propeller repeat protein, which yields MSEAIVAIDFGTSTSSAAVVAGGGDFKLIMERGTHSWSWPSSVYLQGETLLVGTPAERLKRLFPGNYRTEFKRDFAQRAPVHLGGRPFSPTALVTRVLEALRSEAGNAATRAVLTVPSDYAGPHDPRWQEMITAGRAAGFEVVELIYEPVAAALEPPADGPFAPGDLVLVYDFGGGTFDAALVRINDGSQGMGPTLLGHRSRPDIGGMDIDRDIFTWIKEHGHADLADLVDDAATAADQEQQQEQRLAAQRARIELGSLCVQLKIQLTEHPVAMELFKDRYELALDRPTFDKRAQPLIAETIACCLELLDAAGVSPDQLAGVLLVGGSSQMPLVTEALRRAFPDQDRVRICTTAEPEYAVVRGAARFAGLARRRFASQSGHRPHERAVRWTLPEGYGELLRHRVGVGETYRAGIDLAEVRLASGAVIGLRSVEPGTVKAWHVGPGAEVHSGDWLLTAQTLFRPWRSGVPQPVGSPALSDGSLFVSSGSGRVEARVTATGDLHWAAEVGGTLSTGPVVRDGTVYVGDAEGRCHALDAETGAPRWSAPYRAEGAVSCPPAVSGQLVCFGSADRRVHILDTATGSAVHRIDAGDAVLSLALSGRLLQVVSAQGRLTVRDVQDSRLLWSAPLPLHGLPVSADDTVLACYPDGEMVRLRMADGEELWRARYGPAPGQIEAMRRNWIRGGAYRATAAAPILACDGAEVPAERRLVYLAAPDGFLTARTLADREGRWQVRLPAAALSMSARDGVLYVATAGPDHEVRAFTSDGQPTGARYRTFGPVGAAPVAADGAVAFLSGDGTLHALAATTLRGPAPVGPVPPVSRAAQVLPDENGGARRG from the coding sequence ATGAGCGAAGCAATTGTGGCGATCGACTTCGGCACCTCGACCTCTTCCGCGGCCGTCGTCGCGGGCGGCGGCGACTTCAAACTGATCATGGAACGTGGCACCCATTCCTGGTCCTGGCCGTCCTCCGTCTATCTGCAGGGCGAGACACTGCTGGTGGGAACTCCGGCCGAGCGCCTCAAGCGTCTCTTCCCCGGGAACTACCGCACCGAATTCAAAAGGGACTTCGCCCAACGGGCCCCGGTCCATCTCGGCGGACGCCCTTTCAGCCCCACCGCGCTGGTCACCCGGGTCCTGGAGGCGCTGCGCAGCGAGGCCGGGAACGCTGCCACCAGGGCGGTGCTGACCGTCCCCTCGGACTACGCGGGCCCGCACGACCCGCGCTGGCAGGAGATGATCACCGCAGGCCGGGCAGCCGGATTCGAGGTCGTGGAACTGATCTACGAACCCGTGGCCGCGGCCCTGGAACCGCCCGCCGACGGACCCTTCGCACCCGGGGACCTGGTGCTGGTCTACGACTTCGGCGGCGGAACCTTCGATGCGGCGCTGGTGCGGATCAACGACGGCTCGCAGGGGATGGGCCCCACCCTGCTCGGGCACCGGAGCCGTCCCGACATCGGCGGCATGGACATCGACCGCGACATCTTCACGTGGATCAAGGAGCACGGCCACGCCGACCTGGCCGACCTCGTCGACGACGCCGCGACGGCCGCGGACCAGGAGCAGCAGCAGGAGCAGAGACTCGCCGCCCAACGCGCCCGGATCGAACTCGGTTCGCTCTGCGTCCAGTTGAAGATCCAGCTGACCGAGCATCCGGTGGCCATGGAACTGTTCAAGGACCGCTACGAACTGGCCCTGGACCGGCCCACCTTCGACAAGCGGGCCCAGCCACTGATCGCCGAGACGATCGCCTGCTGCCTGGAACTCCTGGACGCGGCCGGTGTTTCGCCCGATCAGCTGGCGGGGGTGCTGCTCGTCGGCGGCAGCAGCCAGATGCCGCTGGTCACCGAGGCCCTGCGCAGGGCCTTCCCGGACCAGGACAGAGTGCGGATCTGCACCACCGCCGAACCCGAGTACGCCGTGGTGCGCGGCGCGGCCCGCTTCGCCGGCCTGGCCCGGCGCCGCTTCGCCTCGCAGTCGGGCCACCGCCCCCATGAGCGCGCGGTGCGCTGGACCCTGCCCGAGGGCTACGGGGAGCTCCTGCGGCATCGTGTCGGTGTCGGCGAGACCTACCGGGCCGGCATCGATCTGGCCGAGGTGCGGTTGGCCTCGGGTGCGGTGATCGGGCTGCGCAGCGTGGAGCCGGGCACCGTGAAGGCCTGGCACGTGGGCCCGGGGGCGGAGGTCCACAGCGGCGACTGGCTGCTGACCGCGCAGACACTGTTCCGCCCCTGGCGCTCCGGCGTTCCGCAGCCGGTCGGGTCACCGGCGCTGTCCGACGGATCGCTCTTCGTCTCCTCCGGGTCCGGACGGGTGGAGGCCCGGGTCACGGCCACCGGCGACCTCCACTGGGCGGCCGAGGTCGGCGGAACGCTCTCCACCGGCCCCGTCGTCCGCGACGGCACGGTGTACGTCGGCGACGCCGAAGGCCGCTGCCATGCGCTCGACGCGGAGACCGGGGCGCCGCGGTGGTCCGCACCGTACCGGGCCGAGGGCGCTGTCTCCTGCCCGCCCGCGGTCTCCGGACAGCTGGTCTGCTTCGGCTCCGCCGACCGGCGGGTGCACATCCTGGACACGGCGACCGGCAGCGCGGTCCACCGAATCGACGCGGGCGACGCGGTTCTGTCCCTGGCACTCTCCGGCCGCCTGCTGCAGGTCGTCTCGGCACAGGGCAGGCTGACCGTCCGGGACGTCCAGGACAGCCGCCTGCTCTGGTCCGCTCCGCTGCCGCTGCACGGCCTGCCGGTGTCGGCAGACGACACCGTGCTCGCCTGCTACCCGGACGGCGAGATGGTCCGGCTGCGCATGGCGGACGGGGAGGAGCTCTGGCGGGCCCGCTACGGGCCCGCGCCGGGTCAGATCGAAGCGATGCGGCGCAACTGGATCCGCGGCGGGGCGTACCGGGCCACGGCGGCCGCGCCGATCCTGGCCTGTGACGGAGCGGAGGTACCGGCGGAGCGCCGCCTGGTCTACCTGGCCGCACCGGACGGCTTCCTGACTGCCCGTACCCTCGCCGACCGGGAAGGCCGCTGGCAGGTCCGGCTGCCCGCAGCCGCGCTGAGCATGAGTGCCCGGGACGGCGTCCTGTACGTCGCCACGGCCGGTCCCGACCACGAAGTCCGGGCGTTCACCTCGGACGGACAGCCGACCGGCGCCCGGTACCGGACCTTCGGCCCGGTCGGCGCGGCGCCCGTCGCCGCGGACGGGGCGGTCGCCTTCCTCTCCGGCGACGGCACCCTCCACGCCCTCGCCGCCACGACCCTGCGCGGTCCCGCCCCGGTCGGCCCGGTCCCCCCGGTGAGCCGGGCGGCCCAGGTGCTCCCCGACGAGAACGGGGGCGCCCGCCGTGGCTGA
- a CDS encoding dynamin family protein, with amino-acid sequence MADFDVLRDAALVQFAELIQVADRAEAVETKRRLMAARARLADGKLTVVVCGEFNRGKSTLLNALLGEPDLFPTDDFYTTNLVTRVAHGPVERITVRMDDGPDQEIDRARLADYVTETGNPGNAKGVLDVSIELPNPRLGSGLVLMDTPGVGGVYSAHTAATDSVLALAQALLFVTDIEILTASELAFLRRAARSARALDDPDAILVVLTKTDLVADHDAVLADTRGKIARATGRQPEQVTVVPVSSRLRLRALRDGTGDQDTGNFGELEQLLWSRLMRRQADLLLGEALAALDESSLALLEPIEAEAESLRTRAEDAAENLRAALVARRARLTALASGDADWTADLKREVLRIANEVKLLAQDDIDALRRRTEADRLGDKRLRNDHDALVEELGRDVVEVLAAAAKRLDDGTARLQQEFSERNDLQVGRSHVDSLPAPPVPPLKVREPAAKDRNGATTQGWVERHKHAQALGLAGGRGGQVIAGLLLPIPGVSEWIGLAVGTALGGLVGNLLDQRAGTAAEQRQLLLEGIDLWLQQQRTYAQLAIDAAADDFSDALVVELRSRIVQARDSAEGAVLRARRASRRSAVEARTREAELAAERAPVARVRAQVTALTEALVGLRGSGAEGDSAGVRAGGQA; translated from the coding sequence GTGGCTGACTTCGACGTGCTCCGGGATGCCGCGCTGGTGCAGTTCGCCGAGCTGATCCAGGTCGCCGACCGGGCGGAAGCGGTGGAGACCAAGCGGCGGCTCATGGCCGCCCGGGCCCGGCTGGCGGACGGCAAGCTGACCGTCGTCGTCTGCGGCGAGTTCAACCGGGGGAAGTCGACGCTGCTCAACGCGCTGCTCGGCGAACCGGACCTGTTCCCGACCGACGACTTCTACACCACCAACCTGGTGACCCGGGTGGCCCACGGACCGGTCGAACGGATCACGGTCCGGATGGACGACGGGCCCGATCAGGAGATCGACCGCGCCCGACTCGCCGACTACGTCACCGAGACCGGCAACCCCGGCAATGCGAAAGGCGTCCTCGACGTCTCGATCGAGCTCCCCAATCCACGGCTCGGCTCCGGACTGGTGCTGATGGACACCCCGGGTGTGGGCGGCGTCTACAGCGCCCACACCGCGGCGACCGACTCGGTGCTGGCTCTCGCGCAGGCCCTGCTGTTCGTGACCGACATCGAGATCCTCACCGCGAGCGAACTCGCCTTCCTCCGCCGCGCGGCCAGGTCCGCCCGGGCCCTGGACGACCCGGACGCGATCCTGGTCGTGCTCACCAAGACCGACCTGGTCGCCGACCACGACGCCGTCCTGGCCGACACCCGGGGCAAGATCGCCCGAGCAACCGGGCGGCAGCCGGAACAGGTCACCGTCGTCCCGGTGTCCAGCCGCCTGCGGCTACGGGCGCTCCGGGACGGGACCGGCGACCAGGACACCGGCAACTTCGGCGAGCTGGAGCAGCTCCTCTGGAGCAGATTGATGCGCCGTCAGGCCGACCTGCTGCTCGGCGAGGCGCTCGCCGCCCTGGACGAGTCCTCGCTCGCGCTGCTGGAACCGATCGAGGCCGAGGCGGAGTCCCTGCGCACCCGCGCTGAGGACGCGGCCGAGAACCTGCGGGCGGCGCTGGTCGCGCGAAGGGCGCGGCTGACCGCGCTGGCCTCCGGCGATGCCGACTGGACCGCCGACCTCAAACGCGAGGTGCTCCGGATCGCCAACGAGGTCAAACTCCTGGCGCAGGACGACATCGACGCCCTCCGCCGACGGACGGAGGCCGACCGCCTCGGCGACAAGAGACTGCGGAACGACCACGATGCACTGGTCGAGGAACTCGGCAGGGACGTCGTGGAGGTTCTCGCGGCCGCCGCGAAGCGCCTCGACGACGGCACCGCACGGCTCCAGCAGGAGTTCTCCGAGCGGAACGACCTCCAGGTGGGGCGCTCCCACGTGGACTCGCTGCCCGCTCCCCCGGTCCCCCCGCTGAAGGTCCGCGAACCCGCCGCCAAGGACCGCAACGGCGCGACCACCCAGGGCTGGGTCGAACGCCACAAGCACGCGCAGGCCCTCGGCCTGGCCGGCGGCCGCGGCGGCCAGGTGATCGCGGGCCTGCTGCTGCCCATCCCCGGGGTCAGCGAATGGATCGGCCTCGCGGTCGGCACCGCCCTGGGCGGGCTCGTCGGCAACCTCCTGGACCAGCGGGCCGGCACGGCCGCCGAACAACGGCAGCTGCTGCTGGAGGGGATCGACCTGTGGCTCCAGCAGCAGCGCACCTACGCCCAACTGGCGATCGACGCCGCTGCCGACGACTTCAGCGACGCCCTCGTCGTCGAGCTCAGGAGCCGGATCGTCCAGGCCCGGGACAGCGCCGAGGGGGCGGTGCTGCGCGCACGACGGGCGAGTCGGCGCAGCGCGGTGGAGGCACGGACGCGTGAGGCGGAGCTCGCCGCGGAGCGGGCGCCGGTCGCCCGGGTGCGCGCCCAGGTGACAGCGCTCACCGAGGCACTGGTCGGGCTGCGGGGCAGCGGGGCGGAGGGCGACAGCGCCGGCGTCCGGGCAGGTGGGCAGGCATGA
- a CDS encoding dynamin family protein: MSSADSGAAAAPGGLRARVDAALARAVGQLPADPALAEPRRVLQQNRDQFALPISVALVGRVSAGKSTLANALLGGRIAPTGVSELTFNVNTFHYAPEPRLTVHYKDPDRPVEVLADAGQEALAALTARRTGADADRLDAIDFLEFAYPNRRLRDFGLIDTPGLDSVFGTDSANTRRFLGQSTDDPPDGMQEHSRRHAARADALVYVVSSRGQADRDLDLLRDFQGGGAETVNPITVLGALTKIEQYWRPDREDALAHARMIAQHHMRRAGAQRLLHDLQPVAGLVAETAATLTAEEYDDLAALGRAVAHERLKYLLEDGGTFGRADLPELPVPAVRRHRLFDRLNAFGITHACRLIRDRCVSDPAGLRAQLEVESGLVDFRKLLLDHFGRRSDLIKLRGLINRVQSLADAHDGRDPREPDWARAALRRATAEVTQLAFSEHAFQELMLVHDYYAGALSFSEADAAEALRLVGARGGSAALRLGLPPDTPVERLAAYAYQRGNHWAVQVIDPGHSGATRRACRIVQRSLDALIAELGAE; the protein is encoded by the coding sequence ATGAGCAGCGCCGACAGCGGGGCGGCCGCAGCACCAGGTGGCCTTCGGGCCCGTGTCGACGCGGCACTGGCCCGCGCCGTCGGACAGCTGCCCGCCGACCCTGCCCTCGCAGAGCCCCGCCGCGTGCTGCAGCAGAACCGCGACCAGTTCGCCCTGCCGATCTCGGTCGCCCTGGTGGGGCGCGTCAGCGCCGGAAAGTCGACGCTCGCCAACGCACTGCTGGGCGGCCGGATCGCGCCGACCGGGGTGAGTGAGCTCACCTTCAACGTCAACACGTTCCACTACGCGCCGGAGCCCCGGCTGACGGTCCATTACAAGGACCCGGACCGCCCCGTCGAGGTGCTGGCCGACGCCGGACAGGAGGCGCTCGCCGCGCTCACCGCCCGCCGGACCGGCGCCGACGCGGACCGACTGGACGCGATCGACTTCCTTGAGTTCGCCTACCCGAACCGGCGCCTGCGCGACTTCGGCCTGATCGACACCCCCGGTCTGGACTCGGTGTTCGGCACCGACTCCGCCAACACCCGCCGGTTCCTGGGGCAGTCGACGGACGACCCCCCGGACGGCATGCAGGAGCACAGCCGCAGGCATGCCGCCCGGGCCGACGCACTGGTGTACGTCGTCTCCAGTCGCGGCCAGGCCGACCGCGACCTGGACCTGCTGCGCGACTTCCAGGGCGGCGGCGCGGAGACGGTCAACCCGATCACCGTCCTCGGCGCCCTGACCAAGATCGAGCAGTACTGGCGGCCCGACCGGGAGGACGCCCTGGCCCACGCGCGCATGATCGCCCAGCACCACATGCGGCGCGCCGGAGCGCAGCGGCTGCTGCACGATCTGCAACCGGTGGCCGGCCTCGTCGCCGAGACAGCCGCCACTCTCACCGCCGAGGAGTACGACGACCTCGCCGCGCTGGGCCGCGCCGTCGCCCACGAGCGACTGAAGTACCTGCTGGAGGATGGCGGGACGTTCGGCCGGGCCGACCTCCCCGAACTGCCGGTCCCGGCCGTGCGCAGACATCGCCTGTTCGATCGGCTGAACGCGTTCGGCATCACCCATGCCTGCCGGCTGATCCGGGACCGGTGCGTCTCGGACCCGGCCGGGCTGCGCGCCCAGCTGGAGGTGGAGAGCGGACTGGTCGACTTCCGCAAGCTGCTGCTCGACCACTTCGGCCGCCGCTCCGACCTGATCAAGCTCCGAGGGCTGATCAACCGGGTCCAGTCGCTGGCCGACGCCCACGACGGCCGGGACCCGCGCGAGCCCGACTGGGCCCGCGCCGCCCTGCGACGCGCCACCGCCGAGGTCACTCAACTGGCCTTCAGCGAACACGCCTTCCAGGAACTGATGCTGGTTCACGACTACTACGCGGGCGCGCTCTCCTTCAGCGAGGCCGACGCGGCCGAGGCGCTGCGCCTGGTCGGCGCCCGCGGCGGCTCCGCCGCGCTCCGCCTGGGCCTGCCCCCGGACACCCCGGTCGAGCGCCTGGCCGCGTACGCCTACCAGCGGGGCAACCACTGGGCGGTCCAGGTGATCGACCCCGGCCACAGCGGAGCGACCCGCAGGGCCTGCCGCATCGTGCAGCGCTCGCTCGACGCGCTCATCGCCGAGCTGGGGGCGGAGTGA
- a CDS encoding discoidin domain-containing protein → MFVIPRIGRGVGRRSEPRKKASRTPARGRSILATAALIAGCLSGAVATTMVAAPAAQADTVPPAPSGWTTVFGDNFAGAAGSAPSSANWFYDIGTGYGTGESEQTTSSTANSYLDGNGHLVLKAINNGGTWTSARLESTREDFQAPAGGKLEMTASIQQPNPANGLGYWPAFWALGSPMRAGGGWPQSGEIDMMEDVNGLNQASQTLHDSANSPGHGLIACPGAGSTCQTGYHTYSVIIDRTDTSAETLQFLMDGTVESTITEASVGTTAWQQAIDHGFFIIWDLAMGGNYPDGVNGSATPTAATTSGAAMSVGYVAVYEQGGNSTPTGTATATGAVKGINSLCLANQNSLNTEGNPITVSGCDGSAGQQWSPYSDNTFRVQGGCLDVVSAGTTSGTNVDWYPCNGTAAQGWTHQANGELLNPSSGLCLTDPGGNTASRLDIETCTDSAQQQWTLPSGGTGNTVTVTSPGSQISTVGTAASVQVHATDSASGQTLTYTATGLPAGLSINATSGLISGTPTAAGTSNVTVTATDSTAAVGSTAFSWVVNAAGGGCGTTNIALNKTATASSAENAGTPAQNAVDGNTGTRWSSAFSDPQWLQVDLGSVQSICQVVLNWETAYATAFQLQTSSDGTTWSTIYSTTTGTGGVQTLNVTGSGRYLRMNGTARATQYGYSLWELQAYAATTSGGACGTTNVALNKTATASSAENAGTPAQNAVDGNTGTRWSSAFSDPQWLQVDLGSVQSICQVVLNWETAYASAFQLQTSNDGTTWSTIYSTTAGTGGVQTLNVTGSGRYLRMNGTARATQYGYSLWELQAFSSS, encoded by the coding sequence GTGTTCGTCATACCGCGTATCGGCCGGGGAGTCGGCCGCCGAAGCGAACCTCGGAAGAAGGCGTCCAGGACGCCGGCGCGAGGACGCTCGATCCTGGCCACGGCGGCACTCATCGCCGGATGCCTCTCCGGCGCCGTCGCCACCACGATGGTCGCCGCACCGGCGGCGCAGGCGGACACCGTGCCGCCGGCGCCGTCCGGCTGGACGACCGTGTTCGGCGACAACTTCGCCGGGGCGGCCGGCTCCGCGCCGTCGTCGGCGAACTGGTTCTACGACATCGGCACCGGCTACGGGACGGGGGAGAGCGAGCAGACCACCAGCTCGACCGCCAACTCCTACCTGGACGGCAACGGCCACCTCGTCCTGAAGGCCATCAACAACGGCGGGACCTGGACCTCCGCACGGCTGGAGAGCACCCGCGAGGACTTCCAGGCCCCGGCCGGCGGCAAGCTCGAGATGACCGCCTCGATCCAGCAGCCCAATCCCGCCAACGGCCTGGGCTACTGGCCGGCGTTCTGGGCCCTCGGATCCCCGATGCGGGCCGGCGGCGGCTGGCCCCAGTCCGGCGAGATCGACATGATGGAGGACGTCAACGGCCTGAACCAGGCCTCGCAGACCCTCCACGACTCGGCCAACAGCCCCGGACACGGCCTGATCGCCTGCCCCGGCGCGGGCTCCACCTGCCAGACCGGCTACCACACCTACTCGGTCATCATCGACCGCACCGACACCAGCGCCGAGACCCTGCAGTTCCTGATGGACGGCACGGTGGAGAGCACCATCACCGAGGCCTCGGTGGGCACCACGGCCTGGCAGCAGGCCATCGACCACGGGTTCTTCATCATCTGGGACCTCGCGATGGGCGGCAACTACCCGGACGGGGTCAACGGCTCCGCGACCCCCACGGCGGCGACGACCTCGGGCGCGGCCATGAGCGTGGGCTACGTGGCCGTCTACGAGCAGGGCGGCAACTCCACCCCCACCGGGACCGCCACCGCGACCGGCGCGGTCAAGGGGATCAACAGCCTCTGCCTGGCCAACCAGAACTCCCTCAACACGGAGGGCAACCCGATCACCGTCAGCGGCTGTGACGGCAGCGCGGGCCAGCAGTGGTCGCCGTACAGCGACAACACCTTCCGGGTCCAGGGCGGCTGCCTGGACGTGGTCAGCGCCGGGACGACCAGCGGCACCAACGTCGACTGGTATCCCTGCAACGGCACCGCGGCCCAGGGTTGGACCCACCAGGCCAACGGCGAGCTGTTGAACCCGAGTTCGGGGCTGTGCCTGACCGATCCGGGCGGCAACACCGCCTCCCGGCTCGACATCGAGACCTGCACCGACTCCGCCCAGCAGCAGTGGACCCTGCCCAGCGGCGGCACCGGCAACACGGTGACGGTGACGAGCCCCGGCAGCCAGATCTCGACGGTGGGCACGGCAGCGAGCGTGCAGGTGCACGCAACTGACTCGGCGTCAGGCCAGACGCTGACCTATACCGCCACCGGACTGCCCGCCGGGCTGTCGATCAACGCCACCTCCGGCCTGATCTCCGGGACCCCGACCGCGGCGGGCACCTCCAACGTGACGGTGACCGCCACCGACAGCACCGCGGCGGTCGGATCGACCGCCTTCAGCTGGGTCGTGAACGCCGCCGGCGGCGGGTGCGGAACGACCAACATCGCCCTGAACAAGACCGCCACGGCGTCCTCGGCGGAGAACGCGGGCACCCCGGCGCAGAACGCGGTGGACGGCAATACCGGTACCCGTTGGTCGAGTGCGTTCTCGGATCCGCAGTGGTTGCAGGTGGATCTGGGTTCGGTGCAGAGCATCTGTCAGGTGGTCCTGAACTGGGAGACGGCTTATGCGACGGCGTTCCAGTTGCAGACCTCCAGCGACGGGACGACCTGGTCCACGATCTACTCCACCACGACCGGTACCGGCGGGGTCCAGACGCTGAACGTCACCGGTTCGGGCCGCTATCTGCGGATGAACGGCACCGCACGCGCCACCCAGTACGGCTACTCCCTGTGGGAGCTGCAGGCTTATGCCGCAACCACCAGCGGCGGTGCGTGCGGGACCACGAACGTCGCGTTGAACAAGACGGCAACGGCGTCCTCGGCGGAGAACGCGGGCACCCCGGCGCAGAACGCGGTGGACGGCAATACGGGTACGCGTTGGTCGAGTGCGTTCTCGGATCCGCAGTGGTTGCAGGTGGATCTGGGTTCGGTGCAGAGCATTTGTCAGGTGGTTCTGAACTGGGAGACGGCGTATGCGTCGGCGTTCCAGTTGCAGACCTCCAACGATGGGACGACCTGGTCCACGATCTACTCCACCACGGCCGGTACCGGCGGGGTCCAGACGCTGAATGTCACCGGTTCGGGCCGCTATCTGCGGATGAACGGTACCGCGCGCGCCACCCAGTACGGCTACTCCCTGTGGGAGCTGCAGGCCTTCAGCAGCAGCTGA
- a CDS encoding MBL fold metallo-hydrolase — protein MAARTSLINFASPALRPRALDIRWIHGSPSSKHNTDPDIQVHAYDEHTVILRQNMAIDYEAPFLFLLFGNARAVLIDTGATASAEYFPPRKVVDELVDGWLARHPRQDYHLLVLHTHAHDDHIAGDGQFTDRPDTTVVNADLPTAWQYFGFDQDPTAVARVDLGGRVLECLATPGHHEAAVTFYDPWTGLLLTGDTVYPGRLYVQDWSAFTQTIDRLIEFSEHRTVTHVLGCHIEMTTEPGVDYPVRTTYQPHEPPLQMTTGHLHEIRAALTDIGDHPHRLARPLFVIRPDH, from the coding sequence ATGGCCGCACGCACATCCTTGATCAATTTCGCGAGCCCGGCTCTCCGCCCTCGCGCGTTGGACATCCGCTGGATCCACGGCTCACCGTCGTCCAAGCACAACACCGACCCGGACATCCAGGTCCACGCCTACGACGAGCACACGGTCATCCTGCGGCAGAACATGGCGATCGACTACGAAGCACCGTTCCTGTTCCTGCTGTTCGGCAACGCCCGGGCGGTGCTGATCGACACCGGAGCCACAGCGTCCGCCGAATACTTCCCGCCGCGCAAGGTGGTCGACGAGCTCGTCGACGGCTGGCTCGCCCGCCACCCCCGACAGGACTACCACCTGCTGGTCCTGCACACCCACGCCCACGACGACCACATCGCGGGCGACGGCCAGTTCACCGACCGCCCCGACACCACGGTGGTCAACGCAGATCTCCCCACGGCCTGGCAGTACTTCGGGTTCGACCAGGACCCCACCGCCGTGGCGCGGGTCGACCTGGGAGGTCGCGTGCTCGAATGCCTGGCCACCCCCGGGCACCACGAGGCAGCCGTCACGTTCTACGACCCATGGACCGGGCTCCTGCTCACCGGCGACACGGTCTACCCCGGCCGGCTCTACGTCCAGGACTGGTCCGCATTCACCCAGACCATCGACCGCCTGATCGAGTTCAGCGAACACAGAACGGTCACCCACGTCCTGGGCTGTCACATCGAGATGACCACCGAACCCGGCGTTGACTACCCGGTCCGCACCACCTACCAGCCCCACGAACCCCCACTGCAGATGACCACCGGCCACCTCCACGAGATCCGCGCCGCACTCACCGACATCGGCGACCATCCCCACAGACTCGCCCGCCCCCTCTTCGTCATCCGCCCGGACCATTGA
- a CDS encoding IS5 family transposase, with amino-acid sequence MGRRDLTDDEWMRLEPHLPKSGGRGGRWCDHRRVINGILFRVRTGVPWRDLPERSGNWKTVYERHRRWSADGTWDRMFQAVVHHADHRGSPT; translated from the coding sequence GTGGGGCGGAGAGATCTGACCGATGACGAGTGGATGCGACTTGAGCCGCATCTGCCGAAGTCCGGTGGTCGCGGCGGACGCTGGTGCGACCATCGGCGGGTGATCAACGGCATCCTGTTCCGGGTCCGGACCGGAGTGCCGTGGCGTGACCTGCCCGAGCGGTCCGGGAACTGGAAGACCGTCTACGAGCGGCATCGGCGCTGGTCCGCGGACGGGACTTGGGACCGGATGTTCCAGGCGGTGGTGCACCACGCAGACCACCGCGGATCCCCGACCTGA